In Macaca fascicularis isolate 582-1 chromosome X, T2T-MFA8v1.1, one DNA window encodes the following:
- the OGT gene encoding UDP-N-acetylglucosamine--peptide N-acetylglucosaminyltransferase 110 kDa subunit isoform X1, which translates to MASSVGNVADSTEPTKRMLSFQGLAELAHREYQAGDFEAAERHCMQLWRQEPDNTGVLLLLSSIHFQCRRLDRSAHFSTLAIKQNPLLAEAYSNLGNVYKERGQLQEAIEHYRHALRLKPDFIDGYINLAAALVAAGDMEGAVQAYVSALQYNPDLYCVRSDLGNLLKALGRLEEAKACYLKAIETQPNFAVAWSNLGCVFNAQGEIWLAIHHFEKAVTLDPNFLDAYINLGNVLKEARIFDRAVAAYLRALSLSPNHAVVHGNLACVYYEQGLIDLAIDTYRRAIELQPHFPDAYCNLANALKEKGSVAEAEDCYNTALRLCPTHADSLNNLANIKREQGNIEEAVRLYRKALEVFPEFAAAHSNLASVLQQQGKLQEALMHYKEAIRISPTFADAYSNMGNTLKEMQDVQGALQCYTRAIQINPAFADAHSNLASIHKDSGNIPEAIASYRTALKLKPDFPDAYCNLAHCLQIVCDWTDYDERMKKLVSIVADQLEKNRLPSVHPHHSMLYPLSHGFRKAIAERHGNLCLDKINVLHKPPYEHPKDLKLSDGRLRVGYVSSDFGNHPTSHLMQSIPGMHNPDKFEVFCYALSPDDGTNFRVKVMAEANHFIDLSQIPCNGKAADRIHQDGIHILVNMNGYTKGARNELFALRPAPIQAMWLGYPGTSGALFMDYIITDQETSPAEVAEQYSEKLAYMPHTFFIGDHANMFPHLKKKAVIDFKSNGHIYDNRIVLNGIDLKAFLDSLPDVKIVKMKCPDGGDNADSSNTALNMPVIPMNTIAEAVIEMINRGQIQITINGFSISNGLATTQINNKAATGEEVPRTIIVTTRSQYGLPEDAIVYCNFNQLYKIDPSTLQMWANILKRVPNSVLWLLRFPAVGEPNIQQYAQNMGLPQNRIIFSPVAPKEEHVRRGQLADVCLDTPLCNGHTTGMDVLWAGTPMVTMPGETLASRVAASQLTCLGCLELIAKNRQEYEDIAVKLGTDLEYLKKIRGKVWKQRISSPLFNTKQYTMELERLYLQMWEHYAAGNKPDHMIKPVEVTESA; encoded by the exons AACCAACGAAACGTATGCTTTCCTTCCAAGGGTTAGCTGAGTTGGCACATCGAGAATATCAGGCAGGAGATTTTGAGGCAGCTGAAAGACACTGCATGCAGCTCTGGAGACAAGAGCCAGACAATACTGGTGTGCTTTTATTACTTTCATCTATACACTTCCAGTGTCGAAGGCTGGACAG ATCTGCTCACTTTAGCACTCTGGCAATTAAACAGAACCCCCTTCTGGCAGAAGCTTATTCGAATTTGGGGAATGTGTACAAGGAAAGAGGGCAGTTGCAGGAGGCAATTGAGCATTATCGACATGCATTGCGTCTCAAACCTGATTTCATCGATGGTTATATTAACCTGGCAGCCGCCTTGGTAGCAGCGGGTGACATGGAAGGGGCAGTACAAGCTTACGTCTCTGCTCTTCAGTACAATCCT GATTTGTACTGTGTTCGCAGTGACCTGGGGAACCTGCTCAAAGCCCTGGGTCGCTTGGAAGAAGCCAAG GCATGTTATTTGAAAGCAATTGAGACGCAACCGAACTTTGCAGTAGCTTGGAGTAATCTTGGCTGTGTTTTCAATGCACAAGGGGAAATTTGGCTTGCAATTCATCACTTTGAAAAG GCTGTCACCCTTGACCCAAACTTTCTGGATGCTTATATCAATTTAGGAAATGTCTTGAAAGAGGCACGCATTTTTGACAG AGCTGTGGCAGCTTACCTTCGTGCCCTAAGTTTGAGTCCGAATCATGCAGTGGTGCATGGCAACCTGGCTTGTGTATACTATGAGCAAGGCCTGATAGATCTGGCAATAGACACCTACAGGCGGGCTATCGAACTACAACCACATTTCCCTGATGCTTACTGCAACTTAGCCAATGCTCTCAAAGAGAAGGGCAGT gtTGCCGAAGCAGAAGATTGTTATAATACAGCTCTCCGTCTGTGTCCCACCCATGCAGACTCTCTGAATAACCTAGCCAATATCAAACGAGAACAGGGAAACATTGAAGAGGCAGTTCGCTTGTATCGTAAAGCATTAGAA GTCTTCCCAGAGTTTGCTGCTGCCCATTCAAATTTAGCAAGTGTACTGCAGCAGCAGGGAAAACTGCAGGAAGCTCTGATGCATTATAAGGAGGCTATTCG AATCAGTCCTACCTTTGCTGATGCCTACTCTAATATGGGAAACACTCTAAAGGAGATGCAGGATGTTCAGGGAGCCTTGCAGTGTTATACGCGTGCCATCCAAATTAATCCTGCCTTTGCAGATGCGCATAGCAATCTGGCTTCCATTCATAAG gATTCAGGGAATATTCCAGAGGCTATAGCTTCTTACCGCACGGCTCTGAAACTTAAGCCTGATTTTCCTGATGCTTATTGTAACTTGGCTCATTGCCTGCAG ATTGTCTGTGATTGGACAGACTATGATGAACGAATGAAGAAGTTGGTCAGTATTGTGGCTGACCAGTTAGAGAAGAATAGGTTGCCTTCTGTGCATCCTCATCATAGTATGCTATATCCTCTTTCTCATGGCTTCAGGAAGGCTATTGCTGAGAGGCATGGCAACCTGTGCTTAGATAAG ATTAATGTACTTCATAAACCACCATATGAACATCCAAAAGACTTGAAGCTCAGTGATGGTCGGCTGCGTGTAGGATATGTGAGTTCCGACTTTGGGAATCATCCTACTTCTCACCTCATGCAGTCTATTCCAGGCATGCACAATCCTGATAAATTTGAG GTGTTCTGTTATGCCCTGAGCCCAGATGATGGCACAAACTTCCGAGTGAAGGTGATGGCAGAAGCCaatcatttcattgatctttctcAG ATTCCATGCAATGGAAAAGCAGCTGATCGCATCCATCAGGATGGAATTCATATCCTTGTAAATATGAATGGCTATACCAAGGGTGCTCGAAATGAGCTCTTTGCTCTCAGGCCAGCTCCTATTCAG GCAATGTGGCTGGGATACCCTGGGACGAGTGGTGCACTTTTCATGGATTATATTATCACTGATCAGGAAACTTCACCAGCTGAAGTTGCTGAGCAGTATTCTGAGAAATTGGCTTATATGCCCCATACTTTTTTTATTGGTGATCATGCTAATATGTTCCCTCACCTGAAG AAAAAAGCAGTCATCGATTTTAAGTCCAATGGACACATTTATGACAATCGGATAGTTCTGAATGGCATTGACCTCAAAGCATTTCTTGATAGTCTACCAGATGTGAAAATCGTCAAG atgaaGTGTCCTGATGGAGGAGACAATGCAGACAGCAGTAACACAGCTCTTAATATGCCTGTTATTCCTATGAATACTATTGCAGAAGCAGTTATTGAAATGATTAACAGAGGACAGATTCAAATAACAATTAATGGATTCAGTATTAGCAATGGACTGGCAACTACTCAG ATCAACAATAAGGCTGCAACTGGAGAGGAGGTTCCCCGTACCATTATTGTAACCACCCGTTCTCAGTATGGGTTACCAGAAGATGCCATTGTATACTGTAACTTTAATCAGCTGTATAAAATTGACCCTTCTACTTTGCAGATGTGGGCAAAT aTTCTGAAGCGTGTTCCCAATAGTGTACTCTGGCTGTTGCGTTTTCCAGCAGTAGGAGAGCCGAATATTCAACAGTATGCACAAAACATGGGCCTGCCCCAGAACCGTATCATTTTTTCACCTGTTGCTCCTAAAGAGGAACATGTCAGGAGAGGCCAGCTGGCTGATGTCTGCTTGGACACTCCACTCTGTAATGGGCACACCACAGGGATGGATGTCCTCTGGGCAGGGACCCCCATGGTGACTATGCCAG gaGAGACTCTTGCTTCTCGAGTTGCAGCTTCCCAGCTTACTTGCTTAGGCTGTCTTGAGCTTATTGCTAAAAACAGACAAGAGTATGAAGACATAGCTGTGAAGCTGGGAACTGATCTAGAATA CCTGAAGAAAATTCGTGGCAAAGTCTGGAAACAAAGAATATCTAGCCCTCTGTTCAACACCAAACAATACACAATGGAACTAGAGCGGCTCTATCTACAGATGTGGGAGCATTATGCAGCTGGCAACAAACCTGACCACATGATTAAGCCTGTTGAAGTCACTGAGTCAGCATAA
- the OGT gene encoding UDP-N-acetylglucosamine--peptide N-acetylglucosaminyltransferase 110 kDa subunit isoform X2, with amino-acid sequence MASSVGNVADSTGLAELAHREYQAGDFEAAERHCMQLWRQEPDNTGVLLLLSSIHFQCRRLDRSAHFSTLAIKQNPLLAEAYSNLGNVYKERGQLQEAIEHYRHALRLKPDFIDGYINLAAALVAAGDMEGAVQAYVSALQYNPDLYCVRSDLGNLLKALGRLEEAKACYLKAIETQPNFAVAWSNLGCVFNAQGEIWLAIHHFEKAVTLDPNFLDAYINLGNVLKEARIFDRAVAAYLRALSLSPNHAVVHGNLACVYYEQGLIDLAIDTYRRAIELQPHFPDAYCNLANALKEKGSVAEAEDCYNTALRLCPTHADSLNNLANIKREQGNIEEAVRLYRKALEVFPEFAAAHSNLASVLQQQGKLQEALMHYKEAIRISPTFADAYSNMGNTLKEMQDVQGALQCYTRAIQINPAFADAHSNLASIHKDSGNIPEAIASYRTALKLKPDFPDAYCNLAHCLQIVCDWTDYDERMKKLVSIVADQLEKNRLPSVHPHHSMLYPLSHGFRKAIAERHGNLCLDKINVLHKPPYEHPKDLKLSDGRLRVGYVSSDFGNHPTSHLMQSIPGMHNPDKFEVFCYALSPDDGTNFRVKVMAEANHFIDLSQIPCNGKAADRIHQDGIHILVNMNGYTKGARNELFALRPAPIQAMWLGYPGTSGALFMDYIITDQETSPAEVAEQYSEKLAYMPHTFFIGDHANMFPHLKKKAVIDFKSNGHIYDNRIVLNGIDLKAFLDSLPDVKIVKMKCPDGGDNADSSNTALNMPVIPMNTIAEAVIEMINRGQIQITINGFSISNGLATTQINNKAATGEEVPRTIIVTTRSQYGLPEDAIVYCNFNQLYKIDPSTLQMWANILKRVPNSVLWLLRFPAVGEPNIQQYAQNMGLPQNRIIFSPVAPKEEHVRRGQLADVCLDTPLCNGHTTGMDVLWAGTPMVTMPGETLASRVAASQLTCLGCLELIAKNRQEYEDIAVKLGTDLEYLKKIRGKVWKQRISSPLFNTKQYTMELERLYLQMWEHYAAGNKPDHMIKPVEVTESA; translated from the exons GGTTAGCTGAGTTGGCACATCGAGAATATCAGGCAGGAGATTTTGAGGCAGCTGAAAGACACTGCATGCAGCTCTGGAGACAAGAGCCAGACAATACTGGTGTGCTTTTATTACTTTCATCTATACACTTCCAGTGTCGAAGGCTGGACAG ATCTGCTCACTTTAGCACTCTGGCAATTAAACAGAACCCCCTTCTGGCAGAAGCTTATTCGAATTTGGGGAATGTGTACAAGGAAAGAGGGCAGTTGCAGGAGGCAATTGAGCATTATCGACATGCATTGCGTCTCAAACCTGATTTCATCGATGGTTATATTAACCTGGCAGCCGCCTTGGTAGCAGCGGGTGACATGGAAGGGGCAGTACAAGCTTACGTCTCTGCTCTTCAGTACAATCCT GATTTGTACTGTGTTCGCAGTGACCTGGGGAACCTGCTCAAAGCCCTGGGTCGCTTGGAAGAAGCCAAG GCATGTTATTTGAAAGCAATTGAGACGCAACCGAACTTTGCAGTAGCTTGGAGTAATCTTGGCTGTGTTTTCAATGCACAAGGGGAAATTTGGCTTGCAATTCATCACTTTGAAAAG GCTGTCACCCTTGACCCAAACTTTCTGGATGCTTATATCAATTTAGGAAATGTCTTGAAAGAGGCACGCATTTTTGACAG AGCTGTGGCAGCTTACCTTCGTGCCCTAAGTTTGAGTCCGAATCATGCAGTGGTGCATGGCAACCTGGCTTGTGTATACTATGAGCAAGGCCTGATAGATCTGGCAATAGACACCTACAGGCGGGCTATCGAACTACAACCACATTTCCCTGATGCTTACTGCAACTTAGCCAATGCTCTCAAAGAGAAGGGCAGT gtTGCCGAAGCAGAAGATTGTTATAATACAGCTCTCCGTCTGTGTCCCACCCATGCAGACTCTCTGAATAACCTAGCCAATATCAAACGAGAACAGGGAAACATTGAAGAGGCAGTTCGCTTGTATCGTAAAGCATTAGAA GTCTTCCCAGAGTTTGCTGCTGCCCATTCAAATTTAGCAAGTGTACTGCAGCAGCAGGGAAAACTGCAGGAAGCTCTGATGCATTATAAGGAGGCTATTCG AATCAGTCCTACCTTTGCTGATGCCTACTCTAATATGGGAAACACTCTAAAGGAGATGCAGGATGTTCAGGGAGCCTTGCAGTGTTATACGCGTGCCATCCAAATTAATCCTGCCTTTGCAGATGCGCATAGCAATCTGGCTTCCATTCATAAG gATTCAGGGAATATTCCAGAGGCTATAGCTTCTTACCGCACGGCTCTGAAACTTAAGCCTGATTTTCCTGATGCTTATTGTAACTTGGCTCATTGCCTGCAG ATTGTCTGTGATTGGACAGACTATGATGAACGAATGAAGAAGTTGGTCAGTATTGTGGCTGACCAGTTAGAGAAGAATAGGTTGCCTTCTGTGCATCCTCATCATAGTATGCTATATCCTCTTTCTCATGGCTTCAGGAAGGCTATTGCTGAGAGGCATGGCAACCTGTGCTTAGATAAG ATTAATGTACTTCATAAACCACCATATGAACATCCAAAAGACTTGAAGCTCAGTGATGGTCGGCTGCGTGTAGGATATGTGAGTTCCGACTTTGGGAATCATCCTACTTCTCACCTCATGCAGTCTATTCCAGGCATGCACAATCCTGATAAATTTGAG GTGTTCTGTTATGCCCTGAGCCCAGATGATGGCACAAACTTCCGAGTGAAGGTGATGGCAGAAGCCaatcatttcattgatctttctcAG ATTCCATGCAATGGAAAAGCAGCTGATCGCATCCATCAGGATGGAATTCATATCCTTGTAAATATGAATGGCTATACCAAGGGTGCTCGAAATGAGCTCTTTGCTCTCAGGCCAGCTCCTATTCAG GCAATGTGGCTGGGATACCCTGGGACGAGTGGTGCACTTTTCATGGATTATATTATCACTGATCAGGAAACTTCACCAGCTGAAGTTGCTGAGCAGTATTCTGAGAAATTGGCTTATATGCCCCATACTTTTTTTATTGGTGATCATGCTAATATGTTCCCTCACCTGAAG AAAAAAGCAGTCATCGATTTTAAGTCCAATGGACACATTTATGACAATCGGATAGTTCTGAATGGCATTGACCTCAAAGCATTTCTTGATAGTCTACCAGATGTGAAAATCGTCAAG atgaaGTGTCCTGATGGAGGAGACAATGCAGACAGCAGTAACACAGCTCTTAATATGCCTGTTATTCCTATGAATACTATTGCAGAAGCAGTTATTGAAATGATTAACAGAGGACAGATTCAAATAACAATTAATGGATTCAGTATTAGCAATGGACTGGCAACTACTCAG ATCAACAATAAGGCTGCAACTGGAGAGGAGGTTCCCCGTACCATTATTGTAACCACCCGTTCTCAGTATGGGTTACCAGAAGATGCCATTGTATACTGTAACTTTAATCAGCTGTATAAAATTGACCCTTCTACTTTGCAGATGTGGGCAAAT aTTCTGAAGCGTGTTCCCAATAGTGTACTCTGGCTGTTGCGTTTTCCAGCAGTAGGAGAGCCGAATATTCAACAGTATGCACAAAACATGGGCCTGCCCCAGAACCGTATCATTTTTTCACCTGTTGCTCCTAAAGAGGAACATGTCAGGAGAGGCCAGCTGGCTGATGTCTGCTTGGACACTCCACTCTGTAATGGGCACACCACAGGGATGGATGTCCTCTGGGCAGGGACCCCCATGGTGACTATGCCAG gaGAGACTCTTGCTTCTCGAGTTGCAGCTTCCCAGCTTACTTGCTTAGGCTGTCTTGAGCTTATTGCTAAAAACAGACAAGAGTATGAAGACATAGCTGTGAAGCTGGGAACTGATCTAGAATA CCTGAAGAAAATTCGTGGCAAAGTCTGGAAACAAAGAATATCTAGCCCTCTGTTCAACACCAAACAATACACAATGGAACTAGAGCGGCTCTATCTACAGATGTGGGAGCATTATGCAGCTGGCAACAAACCTGACCACATGATTAAGCCTGTTGAAGTCACTGAGTCAGCATAA